One region of Caldimonas thermodepolymerans genomic DNA includes:
- a CDS encoding rubredoxin, which yields MCLICGWIYDEAAGDPEHGIPPGTPWAEVPMNWTCPECGARKEDFEMVQI from the coding sequence ATGTGCCTGATCTGCGGATGGATCTATGACGAGGCCGCCGGCGACCCCGAGCATGGCATCCCGCCCGGTACCCCCTGGGCCGAAGTGCCGATGAACTGGACCTGTCCCGAATGCGGCGCCCGCAAGGAGGACTTCGAGATGGTTCAGATTTAG
- a CDS encoding response regulator: MSDNATNAGATTKVLVIDDSNTIRRSAEIFLKQGGYQVVLAEDGFDALAKVNDHEPDLIFCDILMPRLDGYQTCAIIKRNPKFSQVPVIMLSSKDGLFDKARGRMVGSEDYLTKPFTKDQLLQAVEQYSSRAT; encoded by the coding sequence GTGAGCGATAACGCGACGAACGCAGGCGCCACCACGAAGGTGCTGGTGATCGACGACAGCAACACGATACGTCGCAGTGCCGAAATCTTTCTGAAGCAAGGTGGATACCAGGTGGTGCTGGCCGAGGACGGCTTCGACGCACTGGCCAAGGTCAACGACCATGAGCCCGACCTGATCTTCTGCGACATCCTGATGCCCCGTCTGGACGGCTACCAGACCTGCGCCATCATCAAGCGCAACCCCAAATTCTCCCAGGTCCCGGTGATCATGCTGTCGTCCAAGGACGGCCTGTTCGACAAGGCCCGTGGGCGCATGGTGGGCTCCGAGGACTACCTGACCAAGCCGTTCACCAAGGATCAACTGCTCCAGGCCGTGGAGCAATACAGCAGTCGGGCGACTTAA
- a CDS encoding response regulator transcription factor, protein MPVKKILLVDDSKTELHFLSELLTKKGYSVRTAENGDEAMRRLAEEKPDLILMDVVMPGQNGFQLTRSITRDPNYADVPVIMCTSKNQDTDKVWGMRQGARDYVVKPVDPDELIAKIRAFD, encoded by the coding sequence ATGCCAGTCAAGAAGATCCTTTTGGTGGACGATTCGAAAACGGAGCTGCACTTCCTTTCCGAGCTGCTGACCAAGAAGGGTTATTCGGTGCGCACCGCGGAGAACGGCGACGAAGCCATGCGTCGCCTGGCCGAGGAAAAGCCGGACCTGATCCTGATGGACGTCGTCATGCCGGGCCAGAACGGCTTCCAGCTGACCCGCTCCATCACCCGCGACCCCAACTACGCGGACGTGCCGGTGATCATGTGCACCAGCAAGAACCAGGATACCGACAAGGTCTGGGGCATGCGCCAGGGCGCGCGCGACTATGTCGTCAAGCCGGTCGATCCTGATGAACTGATCGCCAAGATCCGCGCGTTCGACTGA
- a CDS encoding methyl-accepting chemotaxis protein, producing the protein MGFFNKFKGLGSKSSADDGPDASFDGGTQALGDLPLPGPGGAAALDRAPVSTVASDSSMISEAAPSELPGEFAETRTASLEGEAGGVAMPVIGHLPSNTQQRVLWSLTGAGLLGLVLVVFLAQTSANRVAAQVGATGQALMQSQRLAKSVSQALVGSPQAFPEVKESVTVLVRDARGLRQGDGATGLQPASPAVQEVLAPLMPLVDRAEKNATTVLEQQQILTQVGQALRAINRQSSDLLEIAETISSLKLQQNASPAEISAAGQLVMLTQRIGKSANEFLTMEGVSPEAVFLLGKDLNSFREIAEGLKDGSPELRLPGTRDEQTRERLEALLELYEQTRTQAGAILGNLQGLVSAREAQASIIADSEPLRKGLEAVQERLSNEAGFGTANLIFVAVSLLLALLGIAGLAYAYIQDQRQRALIAEQQRLEAERQEQEAKRVNDANQAAILRLMNELQTVAEGDLTQQATVTEDITGAIADSVNYTVEELRTLVAQVQGTVARVTETTQQVEATSTELLAASTEQLREIRETGESVLQMANRINEVSAQAQQSAQVARQSLQATAQGRAAVENAIGGMNAIREQIQETSKRIKRLGESSQEIGEITELISDITEQTNVLALNAAIQAASAGEAGRGFSVVAEEVQRLAERSADATRQIAALVKTIQTDTQDAVAAMERSTQGVVEGAKLSDAAGAALGEIDRVSRQLADLIEQISAQALREAESANVVAGNIQHIFAVTEQTGEGTRSTAQLVRELSKSAEELKQSVARFKIN; encoded by the coding sequence ATGGGGTTCTTCAACAAGTTCAAAGGTTTGGGCAGCAAGTCGTCCGCAGACGACGGGCCGGACGCGTCGTTCGATGGAGGGACCCAGGCGCTCGGCGATCTGCCGCTGCCGGGCCCTGGCGGCGCGGCGGCGCTGGACCGCGCACCGGTGTCGACCGTCGCCAGCGATTCTTCGATGATCTCCGAAGCCGCCCCGTCCGAGCTGCCCGGCGAGTTCGCCGAGACCCGCACGGCCAGCTTGGAGGGCGAGGCCGGCGGCGTGGCGATGCCGGTCATCGGGCACCTGCCGTCCAACACCCAGCAGCGCGTGCTGTGGTCGCTGACCGGTGCCGGCCTGCTGGGCCTGGTGCTGGTGGTGTTCCTGGCACAGACGTCGGCCAACCGCGTCGCGGCCCAGGTGGGTGCCACCGGCCAGGCGCTGATGCAGTCGCAGCGGCTCGCGAAGTCCGTGTCGCAGGCGCTGGTGGGCAGCCCCCAGGCCTTCCCCGAGGTCAAGGAAAGCGTGACGGTGCTGGTGCGTGACGCCCGCGGCCTGCGCCAGGGCGATGGGGCCACCGGCCTGCAGCCGGCCTCGCCCGCGGTGCAGGAGGTGCTCGCGCCGCTGATGCCGCTGGTCGACCGCGCCGAGAAGAACGCCACCACCGTGCTCGAGCAGCAGCAGATCCTGACCCAGGTCGGCCAGGCGCTGCGCGCGATCAACCGCCAGTCGTCGGACCTGCTGGAGATCGCCGAGACCATCTCCTCGCTCAAGCTGCAGCAGAACGCCTCGCCCGCCGAGATCTCCGCCGCCGGCCAGCTCGTGATGCTGACCCAGCGCATCGGCAAGTCGGCCAACGAGTTCCTGACGATGGAAGGCGTGAGTCCCGAGGCGGTGTTCCTGCTGGGCAAGGACCTGAACTCCTTCCGCGAGATCGCCGAGGGCCTGAAGGACGGCAGCCCCGAGCTGCGCCTGCCCGGCACCCGCGACGAGCAGACCCGCGAGCGGCTCGAGGCGCTGCTGGAGCTGTACGAGCAGACCCGCACGCAGGCCGGCGCGATCCTGGGCAACCTGCAGGGCCTGGTGTCCGCGCGTGAAGCGCAGGCGTCGATCATCGCGGACAGCGAACCGCTGCGCAAAGGCCTGGAAGCGGTGCAGGAGCGCCTGTCGAACGAAGCCGGCTTCGGTACCGCCAACCTGATCTTCGTCGCGGTCTCGCTGCTGCTGGCGCTGCTGGGCATCGCCGGCCTGGCCTATGCCTACATCCAGGACCAGCGCCAGCGCGCCCTGATCGCCGAGCAGCAACGGCTCGAGGCCGAGCGCCAGGAGCAGGAAGCCAAGCGCGTCAACGACGCCAACCAGGCGGCCATTCTGCGGCTGATGAACGAACTGCAGACGGTGGCCGAGGGCGACCTGACGCAGCAGGCTACGGTGACCGAGGACATCACGGGCGCGATCGCCGACTCGGTGAACTACACCGTGGAAGAGCTGCGCACCCTGGTGGCCCAGGTGCAGGGCACGGTGGCGCGCGTGACCGAGACCACGCAGCAGGTGGAAGCCACGTCGACCGAGCTGCTGGCCGCCTCGACCGAGCAGCTGCGCGAGATCCGCGAGACCGGCGAGTCGGTGCTGCAGATGGCCAACCGAATCAACGAGGTGTCCGCGCAGGCCCAGCAATCCGCGCAGGTGGCCCGCCAGTCGCTGCAGGCCACGGCCCAGGGCCGCGCGGCGGTGGAAAACGCGATCGGCGGCATGAACGCGATCCGCGAGCAGATCCAGGAAACCTCCAAGCGGATCAAGCGGCTGGGCGAATCGTCGCAGGAGATCGGGGAAATCACCGAGCTGATTTCCGACATTACCGAGCAGACCAACGTGCTGGCGCTGAACGCCGCCATCCAGGCCGCCTCGGCCGGTGAAGCGGGCCGTGGCTTCTCGGTGGTGGCCGAGGAAGTGCAGCGGCTGGCCGAACGCTCGGCGGACGCGACGCGCCAGATCGCGGCGCTGGTGAAGACCATTCAGACCGACACGCAGGACGCCGTGGCGGCCATGGAGCGCTCGACCCAGGGCGTGGTCGAGGGGGCCAAGCTGTCCGACGCGGCCGGTGCCGCCCTCGGCGAGATCGACCGCGTGTCGCGCCAGCTGGCCGACCTGATCGAGCAGATCTCGGCGCAGGCGCTGCGCGAAGCCGAATCGGCGAACGTGGTGGCCGGCAACATCCAGCACATCTTCGCGGTGACGGAGCAGACCGGTGAAGGTACGCGTTCGACGGCCCAGCTGGTGCGCGAGCTGTCGAAGTCCGCGGAAGAGCTGAAGCAGTCGGTGGCACGTTTCAAGATCAACTGA
- a CDS encoding Hpt domain-containing protein, producing MDSNRDTMTSDDLSSLAWVQEELRKSLDAAHKALRRFLKEFEGASGSDVDDVDPAVLRTARQQLHQGVGALELVGMPAAATLLRASEAAVQRFVQKPQKLNAAAVEAIERASFGLLDYLSRVLSGKKVSPVSLFPQYRDVQELAGADRVHPADLWNYDWRWAELPAVGQADERQADEATKLEIEKLLLALMRGSAAAATQMSELCAGLAAGRVSPQVATFWRLASAFFEGQAKGVLRSDLYTKRVASRILAQFGMLERGESAVSERLAQDLLFFCTQCTAVDPAVAPRLASVRQVYGLDAIEPVDYEVSYLGRFDPALLTQARKRVAAAKDSWSAVAGGEMHRLSGLNEQFTLVGESLRKIYPAGEALAQALQHAVQQTVESNASPAPSLAMEVATSVLYLEASLEDLDFDHPDQESRTRRLAERIEAVRGGAAPEPLEPWMEELYRRVSDRQTMGSVVQELRSALTEAEKHIDQFFRNPADRSVLLPVPGQLTAMRGVLSVLGMDQASQAVLKMREVVDELIATEVDPVRAAEAGTFDRLAGNLGALGFLIDMLSYQPQMAKSLFRYDAEQGELRPVMGRSGARRDAAEAAAPAPTLIEPRLIEQAQTLGETVQREDVPLQDVSEGLLKLSQEAIVADQPALAASVVSAQAAVEQAARGQADAQEARAQVAQAMADFVATASDASTLEPLPPAPVPAPAPVAAPAPAAASGLEEDDEMREVFLEEAREVMANAHEGLRELQRTPDDLEQLTLVRRSFHTLKGSSRMVGLNDFGEAAWACEQLYNAWLADQRPASEDLLGFTGEALAYLGAWVEEIAAGAQPAHQPAPVRAAADALRLEGRRVPLAADAVAPAVAEVAPVVAAEPAPAPATVPESVAAPEPLPELSLDLGAFEGGAAEPAPAPVAEAADLSLDIDLPADAPALPEVETLESFDLPTEPSELATSTVPAELPPLEVSFDLDLGALEGGAPAAVTEPEQPPAAPEPAAAPVAEAAAPEAPAAAEEPSSDQVKVVGPLRIAIPLFNIYLNEADELSRRLTTEVAEWAMELHRPIGETPIALAHSLAGSSSTVGFADLSQLARRLEHALMRSQAIGRGTPEEARLFVDVAEEIRRLLHQFAAGFLKEPQPELLERLAQHEVESARLLEEVNARLQRDDVPSTGGLERPEETLRIEVDAPQDEAALPVDLALPDPSGPPAGPAAEVTAEAVPVEPAPVVPAVEPPVASQPAPAVEPVAAAPAPAAPATSFAPLTIGQAEFRELTDLDPQAPPATHVTGLPGGVDIDDDIDAVDVVDPDLFPIFEEEGQELLPQLAAQMRDWLQQPQEARHAHACMRTLHTFKGGARLAGAMRLGEMAHRLETAIEKLLAGAEVTLADVEPLQGRVDALAAVFEALRSHDAQAYAEATAAVQPLPVEAPAALVEEHAPEGEFHTSGAMPLQPEPAPAVPAEAVPAPEAPVPAAEPQPAADAGEAIDWSRFLAPQALTAEGQAAARPAATGPTHHAAVRVRAQLLDRLVNQAGEVSITRARLESEVSQIKGSLNDLTDNLERLRQQLRDIELQAETQMTSRMEAAKAEGHAFDPLEFDRFTRFQELTRMMAESVNDVATVQRTLQRALQVTEDELAAQARLTRELQDDLLRTRMVEFEGLSERLYRVVRLAAKETGKQVRLDIIGGSIEIDRGVLERMTASFEHLLRNCVTHGIESPQERAAKGKDPVGTITVSLHQEGNEVSIEFRDDGAGLDLAKIRNRAVQMKLLAEDARPGDAELANLIFTPGFSTAETVTGLAGRGIGMDVVRSDVNAMGGRIETATRAGQGTSFKLVVPLTTAVTQVVMMRCGQVVVGVPSNLVEIVRRGSPEELAACYESGVYTMGGQAMPFFWLGALLQSSPRGTEIGRTVPIIVIRSAQQRIALHVDEVLGNQEVVVKNLGPQLSRLPGLAGMTLLASGAVALIYNPVALATVYGEEARAMTAASLTPQAQAAAQQAAQEAQPEAPVAPLVLVVDDSLTVRRVTQRLLAREGYRVVVAKDGLEALERLAEERPAVVLSDIEMPRMDGFDLVRNIRGDARLAHLPVIMITSRIAQKHRDYAAELGVNHYLGKPYSEEELLALIRRYTAEAEAVPASA from the coding sequence ATGGACAGCAACCGCGACACGATGACCAGCGACGACCTGAGCTCCCTGGCTTGGGTGCAGGAGGAGCTGCGCAAGTCGCTCGATGCCGCGCACAAGGCGCTACGCCGCTTTCTGAAGGAATTCGAGGGCGCGTCCGGCTCGGACGTCGACGACGTCGACCCGGCCGTGCTGCGCACCGCGCGCCAGCAGCTGCACCAGGGCGTGGGCGCGCTGGAACTGGTCGGCATGCCCGCGGCCGCCACGCTGCTGCGCGCCTCCGAGGCCGCGGTGCAGCGCTTCGTGCAGAAGCCGCAGAAGCTCAACGCTGCGGCGGTCGAGGCGATCGAGCGCGCGTCCTTCGGCCTGCTGGACTACCTGTCGCGCGTGCTGTCGGGCAAGAAGGTCTCGCCCGTCTCGCTGTTCCCGCAATACCGTGACGTGCAGGAGCTGGCCGGCGCCGACCGCGTGCACCCGGCCGACCTGTGGAACTACGACTGGCGCTGGGCCGAGCTGCCGGCCGTCGGCCAGGCCGACGAGCGCCAGGCCGACGAAGCGACCAAGCTCGAGATCGAGAAGCTGCTGCTGGCGCTGATGCGCGGCTCGGCTGCCGCGGCCACGCAGATGAGCGAGCTGTGTGCCGGCCTGGCGGCCGGGCGCGTGAGCCCGCAGGTGGCCACCTTCTGGCGCCTGGCCTCGGCCTTCTTCGAAGGGCAGGCCAAGGGCGTGCTGCGCTCGGACCTGTACACCAAGCGTGTCGCCTCGCGCATCCTGGCGCAGTTCGGCATGCTCGAGCGCGGCGAGTCGGCCGTCTCCGAGCGGCTCGCGCAGGACCTGCTGTTCTTCTGCACCCAGTGCACCGCGGTCGACCCGGCGGTGGCGCCGCGCCTGGCGTCGGTGCGCCAGGTCTACGGCCTGGACGCCATCGAGCCGGTCGACTACGAGGTCTCCTACCTGGGCCGCTTCGACCCGGCGCTGCTGACGCAGGCGCGCAAGCGCGTGGCCGCCGCCAAGGATTCCTGGTCGGCGGTGGCCGGTGGCGAGATGCACCGGCTCAGCGGCCTGAACGAGCAGTTCACGCTGGTCGGCGAATCGCTGCGCAAGATCTACCCGGCCGGCGAGGCGCTGGCGCAGGCGTTGCAGCATGCCGTGCAGCAGACCGTCGAGAGCAACGCCAGCCCGGCGCCCTCGCTGGCGATGGAAGTGGCCACCAGCGTGCTCTACCTGGAAGCCTCGCTGGAAGACCTGGACTTCGACCATCCCGACCAGGAGAGCCGCACCCGGCGCCTGGCCGAACGCATCGAGGCGGTGCGCGGCGGCGCCGCGCCGGAGCCGCTCGAGCCGTGGATGGAGGAGCTGTACCGGCGCGTCTCGGACCGCCAGACCATGGGCAGCGTGGTGCAGGAACTGCGCAGCGCGCTGACCGAGGCCGAGAAGCACATCGACCAGTTCTTCCGCAACCCGGCCGACCGCAGCGTGCTGCTGCCGGTGCCCGGCCAGCTGACCGCGATGCGCGGCGTGCTGTCGGTGCTGGGCATGGACCAGGCCTCGCAGGCGGTGCTGAAGATGCGCGAGGTGGTCGACGAGCTGATCGCCACCGAGGTCGACCCGGTGCGCGCCGCCGAGGCCGGCACCTTCGACCGGCTGGCGGGCAACCTCGGCGCGCTGGGCTTCCTGATCGACATGCTCAGCTACCAGCCGCAGATGGCGAAGTCGCTGTTCCGGTACGACGCGGAACAGGGCGAGCTGCGGCCGGTGATGGGCCGCTCGGGCGCGCGCCGCGACGCGGCCGAGGCCGCCGCGCCGGCGCCGACGCTGATCGAGCCGCGGCTGATCGAGCAGGCGCAGACCCTGGGCGAGACCGTGCAGCGCGAGGACGTGCCGTTGCAGGACGTCTCCGAAGGGCTGCTGAAGCTGTCGCAGGAGGCCATCGTGGCCGACCAGCCGGCGCTCGCCGCGTCGGTGGTGAGCGCCCAGGCCGCGGTCGAGCAGGCCGCGCGCGGCCAGGCCGATGCGCAGGAGGCGCGCGCCCAGGTCGCGCAGGCAATGGCGGACTTCGTCGCCACGGCCTCCGATGCCTCGACGCTGGAGCCGCTGCCGCCCGCACCCGTTCCCGCGCCGGCCCCGGTGGCCGCGCCGGCCCCGGCGGCTGCTTCCGGGCTGGAGGAAGACGACGAGATGCGCGAGGTCTTCCTGGAAGAAGCCCGGGAAGTGATGGCCAACGCGCACGAAGGCCTGCGCGAGCTGCAGCGCACCCCGGACGACCTCGAGCAGCTGACGCTGGTGCGTCGCTCGTTCCACACGCTCAAGGGCAGCTCGCGCATGGTCGGCCTGAACGACTTCGGCGAGGCCGCCTGGGCCTGCGAGCAGCTGTACAACGCCTGGCTGGCCGACCAGCGGCCGGCCAGCGAGGACCTGTTGGGCTTCACCGGCGAAGCGCTGGCCTACCTTGGCGCCTGGGTGGAGGAAATCGCCGCCGGTGCCCAGCCGGCTCACCAACCGGCGCCGGTGCGCGCGGCCGCCGATGCACTGCGCCTCGAAGGCCGCCGCGTGCCGCTGGCTGCCGATGCCGTCGCCCCGGCGGTGGCCGAGGTGGCCCCGGTGGTCGCCGCGGAACCCGCACCGGCTCCCGCGACGGTACCCGAGTCGGTGGCGGCCCCCGAACCGCTGCCCGAACTGAGCCTGGACCTGGGTGCCTTCGAAGGCGGTGCGGCCGAACCTGCACCGGCCCCGGTGGCCGAAGCGGCAGACCTGTCGCTCGACATCGACCTGCCGGCCGACGCCCCGGCGCTGCCCGAGGTCGAGACGCTGGAGTCCTTCGACCTTCCCACCGAGCCGTCCGAGCTGGCCACCTCGACCGTGCCGGCCGAGCTGCCGCCGCTGGAGGTGTCGTTCGACCTGGACCTGGGGGCCCTGGAGGGCGGCGCGCCTGCCGCGGTGACCGAACCGGAGCAGCCGCCGGCCGCGCCCGAACCCGCCGCGGCCCCGGTGGCCGAAGCCGCTGCGCCCGAGGCGCCGGCCGCCGCCGAGGAGCCGAGCAGCGACCAGGTCAAGGTGGTCGGCCCGCTGCGCATCGCGATCCCGCTGTTCAACATCTACCTCAACGAGGCCGACGAGCTGTCGCGGCGCCTGACCACCGAGGTCGCCGAGTGGGCGATGGAGCTGCATCGCCCGATCGGCGAGACGCCGATCGCGCTGGCCCACTCGCTGGCCGGCAGCTCGTCGACGGTGGGCTTTGCCGACCTGTCGCAGCTGGCGCGCCGCCTGGAGCACGCGCTGATGCGCTCGCAGGCCATCGGCCGTGGCACGCCCGAGGAGGCGCGCCTGTTCGTCGACGTGGCCGAGGAAATCCGCCGCCTGCTGCACCAGTTCGCCGCCGGTTTCCTGAAGGAGCCGCAGCCCGAGCTGCTCGAGCGGCTGGCGCAGCACGAGGTCGAGTCGGCCCGCCTGCTCGAGGAGGTCAACGCCCGCCTGCAGCGCGACGACGTGCCGAGCACCGGCGGGCTGGAGCGTCCGGAAGAGACGCTGCGCATCGAGGTCGATGCCCCGCAGGACGAGGCCGCGCTGCCGGTCGACCTGGCCCTGCCTGACCCGTCCGGACCGCCGGCCGGCCCTGCCGCGGAGGTGACGGCCGAGGCGGTGCCGGTCGAGCCCGCGCCGGTTGTGCCGGCGGTCGAGCCCCCGGTGGCATCGCAGCCCGCGCCGGCCGTCGAGCCGGTCGCCGCAGCCCCGGCGCCCGCCGCGCCGGCCACATCCTTCGCGCCGCTGACCATCGGCCAGGCCGAGTTCCGCGAGCTGACCGACCTCGACCCGCAGGCGCCGCCGGCCACCCACGTGACCGGGCTGCCCGGCGGGGTGGACATCGACGACGACATCGATGCGGTCGACGTGGTCGATCCCGACCTGTTCCCGATCTTCGAGGAAGAAGGGCAGGAGCTGCTGCCGCAGCTGGCGGCACAGATGCGTGACTGGCTGCAGCAGCCGCAGGAGGCGCGCCATGCGCACGCCTGCATGCGCACGCTGCACACCTTCAAGGGCGGCGCGCGCCTGGCCGGGGCGATGCGCCTGGGCGAGATGGCGCACCGCCTGGAGACCGCGATCGAGAAACTGCTGGCCGGCGCCGAGGTGACGCTGGCCGACGTCGAGCCGCTGCAGGGGCGCGTCGACGCGCTGGCGGCGGTGTTCGAGGCGCTGCGCTCGCACGACGCCCAGGCCTATGCCGAGGCCACCGCGGCGGTGCAGCCGCTGCCGGTCGAGGCGCCGGCGGCGCTGGTCGAGGAGCATGCGCCCGAAGGCGAATTCCACACCTCCGGCGCGATGCCGCTGCAGCCCGAACCGGCGCCTGCGGTGCCGGCCGAGGCGGTGCCCGCGCCCGAAGCGCCGGTGCCGGCCGCCGAGCCCCAGCCGGCCGCCGACGCCGGCGAGGCGATCGACTGGTCGCGCTTCCTCGCGCCGCAGGCGCTCACGGCCGAGGGCCAGGCCGCGGCCCGTCCGGCGGCCACCGGCCCGACCCATCACGCGGCGGTGCGCGTGCGCGCCCAGCTGCTCGACCGCCTGGTCAACCAGGCCGGCGAGGTGAGCATCACCCGCGCGCGGCTGGAGTCCGAGGTGAGCCAGATCAAGGGCTCGCTCAACGACCTGACCGACAACCTGGAGCGCCTGCGCCAGCAGCTGCGCGACATCGAGCTGCAGGCCGAGACGCAGATGACCTCCCGCATGGAGGCCGCCAAGGCCGAGGGCCATGCGTTCGACCCGCTGGAATTCGACCGCTTCACGCGCTTCCAGGAGCTGACCCGCATGATGGCCGAGTCGGTCAACGACGTGGCCACCGTGCAGCGCACCCTGCAGCGCGCGCTGCAGGTCACCGAAGACGAACTGGCCGCGCAGGCGCGCCTGACGCGCGAGCTGCAGGACGACCTGCTGCGCACCCGCATGGTGGAGTTCGAGGGCCTGTCCGAGCGCCTGTACCGCGTGGTGCGGCTGGCCGCGAAGGAAACCGGCAAGCAGGTGCGGCTGGACATCATCGGCGGCAGCATCGAAATCGACCGCGGCGTGCTGGAGCGGATGACCGCGTCCTTCGAGCACCTGCTGCGCAACTGCGTGACCCACGGCATCGAGTCGCCGCAGGAGCGCGCGGCCAAGGGCAAGGACCCGGTCGGCACCATCACCGTGTCGCTGCACCAGGAAGGCAACGAAGTCTCGATCGAGTTCCGCGACGACGGTGCCGGCCTGGACCTGGCGAAGATCCGCAACCGCGCGGTGCAGATGAAGCTGCTGGCCGAGGATGCCCGGCCGGGCGACGCCGAGCTGGCCAACCTGATCTTCACGCCGGGCTTCTCGACCGCCGAGACCGTGACCGGCCTGGCCGGCCGCGGCATCGGCATGGACGTGGTGCGCTCGGACGTCAACGCGATGGGCGGCCGCATCGAGACCGCGACCCGCGCCGGGCAGGGCACCAGCTTCAAGCTGGTCGTGCCGCTGACGACGGCGGTCACGCAGGTGGTGATGATGCGCTGCGGCCAGGTGGTCGTCGGCGTGCCGTCCAACCTGGTCGAGATCGTGCGCCGTGGCTCGCCCGAGGAGCTCGCCGCCTGCTACGAAAGCGGCGTCTACACGATGGGCGGGCAGGCGATGCCGTTCTTCTGGCTGGGCGCGCTGCTGCAGTCCAGCCCGCGCGGCACCGAGATCGGCCGCACCGTGCCGATCATCGTGATCCGCAGTGCCCAGCAGCGCATCGCGCTGCACGTCGACGAAGTGCTGGGCAACCAGGAAGTGGTGGTGAAGAACCTGGGGCCGCAGCTGTCGCGCCTGCCTGGCCTGGCGGGCATGACGCTGCTGGCCTCCGGGGCCGTCGCGCTGATCTACAACCCGGTGGCGCTGGCCACGGTGTACGGCGAGGAAGCCCGCGCGATGACCGCGGCGTCGCTGACGCCGCAGGCCCAGGCCGCGGCGCAGCAGGCCGCCCAGGAGGCCCAGCCGGAGGCGCCCGTCGCGCCGCTGGTGCTGGTGGTCGACGATTCGCTGACGGTGCGCCGCGTCACGCAGCGCCTGCTGGCGCGCGAAGGCTACCGCGTGGTGGTCGCCAAGGACGGCCTCGAGGCGCTGGAACGCCTGGCCGAGGAACGTCCGGCCGTGGTGCTGAGCGACATCGAGATGCCGCGCATGGACGGCTTCGACCTGGTGCGCAACATCCGCGGCGACGCCCGCCTGGCGCACCTGCCGGTGATCATGATCACCTCGCGCATCGCGCAGAAGCACCGCGACTATGCGGCCGAGCTGGGCGTGAACCACTACCTCGGCAAGCCGTACAGCGAAGAGGAGCTGCTGGCGCTGATCCGGCGCTACACCGCCGAAGCGGAGGCCGTGCCGGCCTCGGCCTGA
- a CDS encoding chemotaxis protein CheW: MAKKEALRELQSRLAERLQAARSEARTANWLAVESAGQGFLLPLSEAGEIFPFGAYVTVPHTKSWFLGVANLRGGLHGLVDLAGFLGFRNTASTVAPSDSLREQARLVAFNPALEVNCALLVERLAGLRSKEQLQAEADDGRVRPSFVGGRYRDGQGRRWQELSLSALAGDEAFLKIVG; this comes from the coding sequence ATGGCGAAAAAAGAAGCGCTGCGTGAGTTGCAGAGCCGGCTGGCCGAACGTTTGCAGGCGGCCCGTAGCGAGGCTCGCACGGCCAACTGGCTGGCGGTGGAATCGGCCGGCCAGGGGTTCCTGCTGCCGTTGTCCGAGGCCGGCGAGATCTTTCCCTTTGGCGCTTACGTGACGGTTCCCCATACCAAGTCCTGGTTCCTCGGCGTGGCGAACCTGCGCGGCGGCCTGCACGGGTTGGTGGACCTGGCAGGCTTCCTGGGCTTCAGGAACACCGCCTCGACCGTGGCGCCGTCGGACAGCCTGCGAGAGCAGGCCCGCCTGGTGGCCTTCAACCCGGCGCTGGAAGTCAACTGCGCCCTGCTGGTCGAGCGGCTGGCAGGGCTGCGCAGCAAGGAACAGCTGCAGGCGGAAGCCGACGACGGCCGGGTGCGGCCGTCGTTCGTGGGTGGACGCTACCGCGACGGCCAGGGCCGCCGCTGGCAGGAGCTGAGCCTCAGCGCGTTGGCCGGCGACGAGGCCTTTTTGAAGATCGTGGGCTGA